From the genome of Synergistetes bacterium HGW-Synergistetes-1, one region includes:
- a CDS encoding 50S ribosomal protein L15, which translates to MNLHELCPAEGSRKKKKRLGQGLGSGKGKTAGKGHKGQKARAGVSIKANFEGGQMPLARRIPKRGFSNFRFAVRYEIVNVADLEERFDAGSEVTAEGLYALRLISGADKPVKILGVGELSKNLIVHANAYSASAANKIEAAGGKAEVI; encoded by the coding sequence ATGAATCTTCATGAACTGTGTCCCGCAGAGGGTTCACGTAAAAAGAAGAAACGTCTTGGTCAGGGCCTGGGCAGCGGTAAGGGCAAAACCGCGGGCAAAGGGCATAAAGGACAGAAGGCAAGAGCAGGTGTATCGATAAAGGCCAACTTTGAAGGCGGCCAGATGCCTCTTGCACGCCGTATCCCAAAACGCGGATTTAGTAATTTTCGTTTTGCCGTCAGATATGAAATAGTCAACGTTGCGGATCTTGAAGAACGTTTTGATGCCGGATCAGAAGTTACCGCAGAGGGCCTTTATGCTCTCCGTCTTATATCCGGTGCAGACAAACCAGTAAAGATTCTCGGTGTCGGCGAACTATCTAAAAATCTTATAGTGCACGCTAACGCCTACAGCGCATCGGCTGCAAACAAGATCGAAGCAGCCGGCGGAAAGGCCGAGGTGATTTAA
- a CDS encoding 50S ribosomal protein L30 yields the protein MAKVTITWKKSTIGRPPRQERIIKALGFHRLNDTVCHEDSPQIMGMVNSISHLLEWTVEE from the coding sequence ATGGCTAAAGTAACAATTACGTGGAAGAAAAGCACAATTGGCCGCCCTCCCCGTCAGGAGAGGATCATCAAGGCACTTGGCTTTCACAGGCTGAATGATACAGTCTGTCACGAGGATTCTCCGCAGATCATGGGAATGGTCAATTCGATCTCTCATCTGTTGGAATGGACTGTAGAGGAATAG
- a CDS encoding 30S ribosomal protein S5, whose translation MAKETPSNKTYSSRGLELSERIVSINRVSKVVKGGKRFRFSVLVVVGDGVSQVGLGIGKAKEISEAMRKGIEHAKKNMIDLKKVGHTIPHPIIGKFGAAEVLLRPAAPGTGVIAGGAVRAIVELGGVKDILTKVIGRTSNPINVSYATMSAVKNLRTPEEIRRLRGKDRKEA comes from the coding sequence GTGGCGAAAGAGACACCTAGTAATAAAACCTATAGCAGCAGAGGCCTTGAGCTTTCAGAACGCATAGTCTCGATCAACAGGGTAAGCAAGGTCGTAAAGGGCGGAAAACGTTTCCGTTTCAGCGTTCTTGTGGTTGTAGGAGACGGCGTCAGTCAGGTAGGTCTTGGCATAGGGAAAGCCAAGGAAATTTCTGAGGCTATGCGCAAGGGTATCGAGCATGCTAAGAAGAACATGATCGATCTTAAGAAGGTTGGGCATACTATCCCCCATCCTATTATCGGAAAGTTTGGAGCAGCAGAAGTCCTTCTTCGCCCTGCAGCACCGGGAACTGGCGTTATTGCCGGCGGAGCTGTGCGTGCGATAGTGGAGCTCGGCGGAGTCAAAGACATACTGACTAAGGTCATCGGAAGAACTTCAAACCCGATCAATGTTTCCTATGCGACAATGTCTGCAGTGAAAAACCTTAGGACTCCTGAAGAGATCCGCAGGCTGCGCGGCAAAGACCGCAAGGAAGCGTAG
- a CDS encoding 50S ribosomal protein L18 yields MISNRSRNKMRELRHRRLRKLISGTVERPRLAVFGSLKHIYAQVIDDAKGRTLVSASTMEQAFKEMKGTGNQEAAKAVGKLIAERALAQGIIAVVFDRGGHVYHGRVKALAEAAREAGLKF; encoded by the coding sequence TTGATCAGTAATCGCAGTCGCAATAAAATGCGGGAGCTCCGCCATCGTCGCCTCAGGAAACTTATCTCAGGCACTGTGGAGCGTCCACGTCTTGCAGTATTCGGAAGTCTGAAGCACATATATGCTCAGGTGATCGATGATGCAAAGGGAAGAACACTTGTGTCAGCTTCAACAATGGAGCAGGCATTCAAGGAGATGAAGGGCACCGGAAATCAGGAAGCTGCAAAAGCAGTCGGCAAGCTGATCGCTGAACGTGCTCTGGCCCAGGGAATCATTGCTGTCGTTTTTGACCGCGGCGGACATGTCTATCATGGCAGAGTCAAGGCCCTGGCAGAAGCGGCACGCGAAGCCGGCCTGAAGTTCTAG
- a CDS encoding 50S ribosomal protein L6, whose translation MSRIGRKPIPLPKGVEVKIEGSHVSVKGSKGTLEMQVMPQINVEQEDGLLLVTRESEIKPVRAAHGMTRAILNNMVTGVSNGFEKILEIVGVGYRAQMQGQNLVLNLGFSHPVEVIPPAGIEFACESPIKIVVRGIDRQLVGQVASNIREYRPPEPYKGKGIRYSGEYVIRKAGKAGAKK comes from the coding sequence GATCCCGCTTCCAAAGGGAGTAGAGGTCAAGATCGAAGGCAGCCATGTCTCTGTAAAGGGTTCCAAGGGAACTCTGGAGATGCAAGTTATGCCCCAGATCAACGTTGAACAGGAAGACGGGCTGCTTTTAGTCACACGCGAAAGCGAGATAAAGCCTGTACGCGCTGCTCACGGAATGACAAGGGCCATCCTTAACAACATGGTAACAGGAGTAAGCAACGGTTTTGAAAAAATTCTTGAAATCGTCGGAGTAGGTTACCGCGCTCAGATGCAGGGACAGAATCTTGTACTCAACCTCGGCTTCTCCCATCCTGTAGAGGTGATCCCCCCTGCAGGTATAGAGTTTGCATGTGAAAGCCCGATCAAGATCGTAGTTCGCGGCATAGACAGACAGCTTGTAGGTCAGGTCGCGTCGAACATTCGCGAGTATCGCCCGCCCGAACCATACAAGGGCAAAGGCATCAGGTACTCAGGTGAATATGTAATCCGCAAGGCCGGCAAGGCCGGCGCCAAGAAGTAA